A single window of Anomaloglossus baeobatrachus isolate aAnoBae1 chromosome 9, aAnoBae1.hap1, whole genome shotgun sequence DNA harbors:
- the LOC142250389 gene encoding gap junction delta-2 protein-like, producing MGEWTILERLLEAAVQQHSTMIGRILLTVVVIFRILIVAIVGETVYEDEQTMFMCNTLQPGCNQACYDRAFPISHIRYWVFQIILVCTPSLCFITYSVHQSAKQKDRRYSFLYPLLEKELPRENRRMKNINGILMQNPDLSSKDEPDCLEVKEIPNTPKKAAKSPKVKRQEGISRFYIIQVFFRNALEIGFLAGQYFLYGFSVPPIFECDRYPCVKEVECYVSRPTEKTVFLVFMFAVSGICVLLNLAELNHLGWRKIKTAMRGVQARRKSVCEVRKKEPSTLAQVPTLGRTQSSESAYV from the coding sequence GATCCTGCTGACTGTAGTGGTCATTTTCCGCATATTAATTGTGGCAATCGTTGGGGAGACGGTCTATGAGGACGAGCAGACGATGTTCATGTGCAACACTCTTCAGCCTGGCTGTAACCAAGCCTGCTACGATCGAGCTTTCCCAATTTCCCACATCCGATACTGGGTCTTCCAGATAATCCTTGTGTGCACCCCAAGCCTGTGCTTCATTACGTACTCTGTCCATCAGTCCGCGAAGCAGAAAGACCGCAGATACTCCTTTCTATACCCTCTGCTAGAGAAGGAACTGCCGCGAGAAAACAGGAGAATGAAAAATATCAATGGGATCTTAATGCAAAACCCAGACCTGTcctccaaggatgaaccagactgctTGGAAGTAAAAGAGATCCCAAACACACCCAAGAAAGCAGCGAAAAGCCCCAAGGTGAAACGTCAAGAGGGCATATCCCGCTTCTACATCATTCAGGTCTTTTTTAGGAATGCTTTAGAGATTGGATTCCTGGCTGGACAATACTTCCTTTATGGCTTCAGTGTGCCACCCATCTTTGAGTGTGACCGCTACCCTTGCGTAAAGGAGGTAGAGTGCTATGTGTCTCGGCCAACCGAGAAGACAGTCTTCCTGGTCTTCATGTTTGCTGTCAGTGGCATCTGTGTCCTTCTTAACTTAGCTGAGCTAAACCACCTTGGGTGGCGAAAGATCAAGACGGCCATGAGGGGAGTACAGGCTCGCAGAAAGTCAGTTTGTGAGGTGCGTAAAAAGGAGCCATCCACCTTGGCTCAAGTGCCAACGTTGGGGAGGACACAGTCCAGTGAGTCAGCTTACGTTTGA